In one Trichlorobacter lovleyi SZ genomic region, the following are encoded:
- a CDS encoding thioredoxin fold domain-containing protein, whose protein sequence is MFRIVILLIFLVWVPSASAAADNSWLKKIPLHDAIRVGTGNKIVVEISDPDCRFSRRMARYWAMRKDVTRYIFLIALKNHPDAAQKAHYILSSPDRAAAYQQVFSGSLDFDEKLAARRYNDHGALKRHQAVAAKLDVVGTPTYFLSGARVNGAKVKELELLLGGKSIPFDVEGESPYSQ, encoded by the coding sequence ATGTTTCGCATCGTTATCCTCTTGATTTTTCTGGTCTGGGTACCATCTGCATCTGCAGCCGCGGACAATAGCTGGCTCAAGAAAATTCCGCTTCACGACGCGATCCGGGTCGGTACCGGCAACAAGATTGTGGTTGAAATATCAGACCCGGACTGCCGTTTCAGTCGTCGCATGGCCCGTTATTGGGCAATGCGGAAGGATGTGACCCGCTACATCTTCCTGATTGCCTTAAAGAACCATCCGGATGCTGCACAAAAAGCTCATTACATCCTCAGCTCACCGGACCGTGCAGCAGCCTACCAGCAGGTCTTCAGCGGCTCCCTTGATTTTGACGAAAAACTAGCGGCACGCCGATATAATGACCATGGCGCCCTGAAGCGGCATCAGGCAGTAGCAGCCAAACTGGATGTTGTCGGTACACCGACATATTTTCTGTCTGGTGCACGTGTGAACGGCGCCAAAGTGAAAGAGCTTGAACTACTGCTGGGAGGGAAAAGCATTCCATTCGATGTTGAAGGGGAGTCTCCGTATTCTCAGTAA
- the lptG gene encoding LPS export ABC transporter permease LptG, whose amino-acid sequence MFGIVGRYLAGTWLRLFLLCQGGFLAVYLILDFMEKLGRFSKAGASLSAILQFFLFKIPEMLGQTMPFAVLMATLLALGMLSRSSELTALRSCGLSIPRIVLPILMLGLLGSLVLLVNSEFVVPKSYQQMEHIEKVVIKKQSVNTFFRLNNIWFRSNNLILQAKVFEPLTRTLKGVTVWELSADMQPVRRMDAEQALYGSGGWELLQVRTRSFAGQGGVVASARLSVPLTLKVDDLRILDNNADNFSFRKLREYAVSLEKGGYPAGRYRTMMHAKLALPFGAFVMVVLGIPFALKTGRTSGVAMGVGAGVAIGFAYFIINAAVQSYGRSGVLPPFVAAWGANLIFVLTGIWLSMTVKQQ is encoded by the coding sequence ATGTTTGGTATTGTCGGACGCTATCTGGCAGGTACCTGGCTGCGGCTCTTCCTGCTCTGTCAGGGCGGTTTTCTGGCGGTCTACCTGATCCTGGACTTCATGGAGAAACTGGGCCGCTTCAGCAAGGCCGGCGCCTCCCTGAGCGCCATCCTGCAGTTCTTCCTGTTCAAGATCCCCGAGATGCTGGGCCAGACCATGCCGTTTGCCGTGCTGATGGCCACCCTGCTGGCCCTGGGGATGCTCTCCCGCAGCAGTGAACTGACCGCCCTGCGCAGCTGCGGCCTCAGTATCCCCCGCATTGTCCTGCCGATCCTGATGCTGGGGCTGCTCGGCAGCCTGGTACTGCTGGTCAACTCTGAATTCGTGGTGCCCAAAAGCTACCAGCAGATGGAGCATATTGAAAAAGTGGTCATCAAGAAGCAGAGCGTCAACACCTTCTTCCGGCTCAACAACATCTGGTTCCGTTCCAACAACCTGATCCTGCAGGCCAAGGTATTTGAGCCGCTCACCCGCACCCTGAAAGGGGTGACTGTCTGGGAACTCTCGGCCGACATGCAGCCGGTCAGACGCATGGATGCCGAACAGGCGCTATATGGCAGCGGCGGGTGGGAACTGCTGCAGGTCCGTACCCGCAGCTTTGCCGGGCAGGGCGGGGTGGTGGCATCGGCACGGCTGAGCGTGCCGCTTACCCTCAAGGTGGATGATCTGCGGATTCTGGACAACAACGCCGACAACTTCAGCTTCCGTAAGCTGCGGGAGTATGCGGTCAGCCTTGAAAAAGGGGGCTACCCTGCCGGGCGCTACCGCACCATGATGCATGCCAAGCTGGCTCTACCGTTCGGCGCCTTTGTGATGGTGGTACTGGGGATTCCCTTTGCCCTCAAAACCGGTCGTACCAGTGGTGTTGCCATGGGAGTCGGGGCTGGTGTTGCTATCGGTTTTGCCTACTTCATCATCAATGCTGCTGTTCAGTCCTATGGCCGTAGCGGGGTACTGCCCCCCTTTGTTGCTGCCTGGGGGGCAAACCTGATCTTTGTCCTAACCGGCATCTGGCTTTCCATGACGGTCAAGCAACAGTAA
- a CDS encoding type II toxin-antitoxin system ParD family antitoxin yields the protein MQKNTSVTLGKHYENFISQQVVQGRFGSASETIRAGLRLLEERETKLSLLRRSLIEGEESGIADYSLSGLLAELDGKSFN from the coding sequence ATGCAAAAAAACACCAGTGTTACTCTCGGCAAACACTACGAAAATTTCATTTCTCAGCAGGTTGTTCAAGGCCGTTTTGGTTCAGCAAGTGAGACAATCCGAGCCGGTCTGCGACTGTTGGAAGAACGGGAGACCAAGTTGTCTTTGTTGCGCCGTTCGCTAATTGAGGGAGAAGAAAGCGGCATCGCTGATTATTCGCTTTCGGGTTTACTGGCAGAACTTGACGGCAAAAGTTTCAACTGA
- a CDS encoding 50S ribosomal protein L25, with protein sequence MQQTQMKIETRSSTGKGISRKLRAAGRIPGIVYGRGMEPVAISLEPKALNAAIAGEGGLNNLITLEGGGDLDKVVVIVAEIQRDALKRTPEHVDLHRVNMSEKVRVNVPVSLVGTAAGVKEGGLLDFAHHSLHIECLPGQIPEHIEINIADLKIGHAIHVSEISFPAGVKCIDNPKTPVVGVLGKAKDEAAAEA encoded by the coding sequence ATGCAACAGACCCAAATGAAGATTGAAACCCGTAGCAGTACTGGCAAAGGTATCAGCCGCAAACTGCGTGCTGCCGGACGTATTCCCGGTATTGTCTATGGACGTGGTATGGAGCCGGTGGCGATCAGCCTGGAGCCCAAGGCCCTCAATGCTGCCATTGCCGGTGAAGGCGGCCTGAACAACCTGATCACCCTTGAAGGTGGCGGCGATCTGGACAAGGTTGTCGTGATCGTGGCTGAGATTCAGCGCGATGCCCTCAAGCGCACCCCTGAGCATGTCGACCTGCACCGGGTCAACATGAGCGAAAAGGTGCGGGTAAACGTTCCGGTCAGCCTGGTCGGCACTGCAGCCGGTGTCAAGGAAGGCGGTCTGCTGGATTTTGCCCACCACAGCCTGCATATTGAATGTCTGCCCGGCCAGATTCCTGAGCATATCGAAATCAATATCGCCGACCTCAAGATCGGTCATGCTATCCACGTTTCTGAAATCAGCTTCCCGGCCGGTGTGAAGTGTATCGACAACCCCAAGACCCCGGTTGTCGGTGTGCTTGGCAAGGCCAAGGACGAGGCTGCAGCAGAGGCCTGA
- a CDS encoding DarT1-associated NADAR antitoxin family protein, with translation MAERPVYIPNISGTNLVKTQYVDFKWFPGMAIVQKQKSIESLHEAAKKLLNITNLLEISSKSKTTLGVDLSAFNLMITTIKYNKTFSVESAFQSSKVFEKGGPYLDLLDKTSREAKKDGRLQTSGRLKCFKFFGIEWGLEPQTAFYDWLYINALKKNSDYAEQVMEYSAFTDIEFNPERSINCQAYSAALYVSLCHRDLLEYATSSQTAFLEVVTGAPISNARQDDIVQGALKF, from the coding sequence ATGGCAGAAAGACCAGTCTACATACCTAATATTTCAGGAACTAATTTAGTTAAAACTCAATATGTAGATTTTAAATGGTTCCCTGGTATGGCAATAGTTCAAAAACAAAAATCAATAGAATCACTTCACGAGGCCGCAAAAAAATTATTAAACATTACTAACCTGTTAGAGATTTCGAGTAAATCTAAGACAACGTTAGGAGTGGATTTAAGTGCGTTCAACCTGATGATAACAACAATAAAATATAATAAAACTTTTAGCGTTGAGTCTGCTTTCCAATCAAGCAAAGTATTTGAGAAAGGGGGACCTTATTTAGACCTCCTCGACAAAACTTCACGCGAAGCTAAAAAGGATGGTCGTTTGCAAACATCAGGGCGATTAAAATGCTTCAAATTCTTTGGTATTGAGTGGGGACTAGAGCCACAAACTGCCTTCTATGATTGGCTGTATATAAATGCACTGAAAAAAAACTCTGATTATGCTGAACAGGTCATGGAGTATTCAGCTTTCACAGACATTGAATTTAACCCTGAGCGATCGATTAATTGTCAAGCTTATTCTGCTGCACTTTATGTTTCCCTTTGCCACCGAGACCTTCTTGAATATGCTACTTCCTCTCAAACTGCATTTCTTGAAGTGGTTACAGGAGCCCCTATCAGCAACGCACGCCAAGACGATATTGTGCAAGGGGCGCTCAAATTCTGA
- a CDS encoding ribose-phosphate pyrophosphokinase has product MYDKIRVFSGNSNPNLAQKICDVLGVPLGNARVKTFSDGEVMVEICENVRGRDVYVVQSTCAPTNNNLMELLVMTDALKRASAATITAVIPYYGYARQDRKAAPRTPISAKLVADLVTTAGVDRVVTIDLHAAQIQGFFNIPVDNLYAAPVILNHLKERFTGQDIVMVTPDAGGTERARGFAKRLECPMALIDKRRTGPNVAEVMHLIGDVKGKIAIILDDMIDTAGTLTQAAGALKQNGAAAIYAAATHGVLSGPAIDRINGSVIEEVLLTDTIPLGAHAERTSKIKVLSVAPLLGEAIRRIHEDESVSSLFV; this is encoded by the coding sequence ATGTACGACAAGATCAGAGTGTTTTCTGGAAATTCAAACCCCAATCTGGCTCAGAAGATTTGTGATGTGCTTGGTGTTCCGCTGGGAAATGCCAGGGTCAAGACCTTTTCTGATGGCGAGGTGATGGTTGAGATCTGTGAGAACGTCCGTGGTCGTGATGTCTATGTGGTACAGTCGACCTGTGCTCCCACCAATAATAACCTGATGGAACTGCTGGTGATGACCGACGCCCTGAAACGGGCCTCTGCTGCCACCATTACGGCGGTGATTCCGTATTACGGCTATGCCCGTCAGGATCGCAAGGCTGCTCCCCGTACCCCGATCTCCGCCAAACTGGTGGCTGATCTGGTGACCACGGCAGGGGTTGACCGCGTGGTCACCATCGACCTGCATGCCGCCCAGATTCAGGGTTTCTTCAATATCCCGGTGGACAACCTGTATGCTGCGCCGGTTATTCTGAATCACCTGAAGGAGCGTTTTACCGGCCAGGATATCGTCATGGTCACTCCCGACGCCGGTGGTACCGAACGCGCCCGCGGGTTTGCAAAGCGTCTTGAGTGCCCGATGGCACTGATTGACAAGCGCCGTACCGGTCCCAACGTGGCTGAGGTGATGCATCTGATCGGTGATGTCAAGGGCAAGATCGCCATCATCCTGGATGACATGATTGATACTGCCGGTACCCTGACCCAGGCTGCCGGTGCCTTGAAGCAGAACGGTGCTGCCGCTATCTACGCGGCTGCTACGCACGGCGTCCTGTCCGGCCCGGCCATTGATCGTATCAACGGTTCCGTGATCGAAGAGGTGCTGCTGACCGACACCATCCCTCTGGGAGCCCATGCCGAGCGTACCTCCAAGATCAAGGTGCTGTCGGTTGCACCGTTGCTGGGCGAGGCGATCCGCCGTATCCACGAAGACGAATCCGTAAGCTCGCTTTTTGTATAA
- a CDS encoding type II toxin-antitoxin system RelE/ParE family toxin — MPSFTLTNMAKADLKEIAKFTQNRWGREQRDLYLQMLDVSFRQLAVNPLKGKDCSDIRIGYRKLLAGSHVIFYRQTLTDTIEIVRVLHGHMDIETRLSEP, encoded by the coding sequence ATGCCTTCTTTTACCCTCACCAACATGGCTAAGGCTGATTTGAAAGAGATCGCCAAGTTCACCCAAAACCGCTGGGGGCGTGAACAGCGTGATTTGTATCTACAAATGTTGGACGTTTCATTCCGTCAGTTGGCTGTCAATCCGCTTAAAGGGAAAGATTGCAGCGATATTCGCATTGGCTACCGGAAATTGCTTGCTGGTAGCCATGTAATTTTTTACCGCCAAACGCTTACCGATACTATCGAGATTGTCCGTGTTTTGCACGGGCATATGGACATTGAAACACGACTTTCTGAACCGTAA
- a CDS encoding desulfoferrodoxin has protein sequence MPKRLEVYKCQHCGNIIEVLIGGGANIVCCGENMQLQSENTVDAAKEKHVPVIVKGDGTITVKVGEVAHPMEEKHYIQWIELIADGKVYTQFLEPGQAPEATFCVTATTVTAREYCNLHGQWKAEA, from the coding sequence ATGCCTAAGCGTCTTGAAGTTTACAAGTGTCAACATTGCGGTAACATCATCGAAGTACTGATCGGTGGCGGCGCCAACATCGTCTGCTGCGGCGAAAATATGCAGCTGCAGTCCGAAAATACCGTTGATGCTGCCAAGGAAAAGCATGTGCCGGTCATCGTTAAGGGTGACGGCACCATCACCGTCAAGGTCGGCGAGGTTGCCCACCCGATGGAAGAGAAGCATTATATTCAATGGATTGAACTGATTGCCGACGGCAAGGTCTATACCCAGTTCCTTGAGCCGGGTCAGGCCCCTGAGGCCACCTTCTGCGTTACCGCCACCACTGTTACCGCCCGTGAATACTGCAATCTGCACGGTCAGTGGAAAGCCGAAGCATAA
- the ychF gene encoding redox-regulated ATPase YchF yields MGFNCGIVGLPNVGKSTIFNAITSAGAESANYPFCTIDPNVGIVQVPDPRIDQLSAIVKPQKCQFTTIEFVDIAGLVKGASAGEGLGNQFLGHIRSVDAVVHVVRCFDDDNVVHVAGKVSPADDIEIINTELALSDLDTLEKKVLRAEKLARSGDKKAKEEVALYERIKGLLEQGKKVRDCAENEDERIWLRDLHLLTAKPVLYVANVAEDDLEGKHPFVAQVREIAAAEGAGVVVICGKIEAEIAELDGDEKLAFLQEMGLQESGLDRLIRAGYDLLGLITYFTAGVKEVRAWTITRGTKAPQAAGVIHSDFEKGFIRAEVIGFEDYIACNGESGAKEKGLMRLEGKEYVVKDGDVMHFRFNV; encoded by the coding sequence ATGGGTTTCAATTGCGGCATTGTCGGCCTGCCAAACGTGGGCAAGTCCACTATCTTCAACGCCATCACTTCGGCAGGTGCTGAATCGGCTAACTATCCTTTCTGCACCATTGATCCCAATGTCGGTATCGTGCAGGTGCCGGACCCCCGGATCGATCAGCTTTCCGCGATTGTCAAACCCCAGAAGTGTCAGTTTACCACCATCGAATTCGTTGATATTGCCGGACTGGTCAAAGGGGCAAGCGCCGGCGAAGGGCTGGGCAACCAGTTTCTGGGGCATATCCGTTCCGTAGATGCGGTTGTCCATGTGGTGCGCTGCTTTGATGATGACAATGTCGTGCATGTGGCCGGCAAGGTCTCCCCAGCCGATGATATTGAGATCATTAATACGGAACTGGCACTTTCAGACCTGGATACCCTTGAAAAAAAGGTCCTGCGTGCAGAGAAGCTGGCCCGCAGCGGTGATAAGAAGGCCAAGGAAGAGGTGGCCCTCTATGAGCGGATCAAGGGGCTGCTGGAGCAGGGGAAAAAGGTCCGTGACTGTGCAGAAAATGAGGATGAACGGATCTGGCTGCGTGACCTGCATCTGCTGACTGCCAAGCCGGTGCTGTACGTGGCCAACGTGGCAGAAGATGATCTGGAGGGAAAGCATCCCTTTGTGGCGCAGGTGCGTGAGATCGCTGCTGCAGAAGGTGCCGGCGTGGTGGTGATCTGCGGCAAGATTGAGGCAGAGATTGCTGAACTGGATGGCGATGAAAAGCTCGCCTTTCTGCAGGAAATGGGCCTGCAGGAATCAGGTCTGGACCGTCTGATCCGGGCCGGGTATGACCTGCTGGGGCTGATCACCTACTTCACTGCCGGTGTCAAGGAGGTCCGGGCCTGGACCATCACCAGAGGCACCAAGGCCCCCCAGGCCGCCGGAGTGATCCACTCTGACTTTGAAAAGGGCTTTATCCGGGCCGAGGTGATCGGCTTTGAGGATTATATCGCCTGTAACGGTGAATCAGGCGCCAAGGAAAAGGGACTGATGCGGCTGGAAGGCAAGGAATATGTCGTGAAAGACGGTGATGTAATGCACTTCCGTTTTAACGTCTAG
- a CDS encoding CPCC family cysteine-rich protein — protein MNITKDSKKGDKFACPCCGYKTLSERGGYDDICNVCFWEDDGQDDEDADVIRGGPNGKLSLSEARRNFADFGACEKSHIRNVRKPQQEEMPN, from the coding sequence ATGAATATTACCAAAGACTCTAAGAAAGGGGACAAATTTGCGTGTCCGTGTTGCGGCTATAAGACACTGTCAGAAAGAGGAGGCTACGACGACATCTGTAATGTCTGCTTCTGGGAAGATGATGGTCAAGACGATGAGGATGCCGACGTTATCAGAGGCGGCCCCAACGGGAAACTCAGTCTTTCGGAAGCCCGACGTAACTTCGCAGATTTTGGTGCCTGTGAGAAGAGCCACATCCGCAACGTCAGGAAACCCCAACAAGAGGAAATGCCGAACTAA
- the pth gene encoding aminoacyl-tRNA hydrolase — MDTIVIAGLGNPGSKYQWTRHNAGFLFLDRIAQLEGLSIVRKQFGGLTAEWERKGKRLVLLKPQTFMNLSGRSVMPALQFYKLKPDQLIVVHDEIDLALGAARLKQGGGHGGQNGLRSIMELLGKGDFVRLRLGIGRPPHGDVTNHVLGVFTPPEMEIFARVLDGALDMLETALDEGVPKAMSLFNNKSYLEG; from the coding sequence ATGGATACGATCGTAATTGCAGGGCTGGGTAACCCCGGCTCAAAGTATCAATGGACCCGCCACAACGCGGGTTTTCTGTTTCTGGACAGGATCGCCCAACTGGAAGGGCTGTCGATTGTCCGGAAACAGTTCGGTGGCCTGACTGCCGAGTGGGAACGTAAGGGGAAGCGGCTGGTGCTACTCAAGCCGCAGACCTTTATGAACCTCTCCGGCCGTTCGGTCATGCCTGCGCTGCAGTTCTACAAGCTCAAACCTGATCAGTTGATTGTGGTGCATGATGAGATTGACCTGGCGCTGGGGGCTGCCCGCCTGAAGCAGGGGGGGGGGCATGGCGGCCAGAACGGTCTGCGCTCCATCATGGAGCTGCTGGGCAAAGGTGATTTTGTGCGCCTGCGTCTCGGCATCGGGCGGCCGCCGCATGGTGACGTGACCAACCATGTGCTGGGCGTCTTTACGCCTCCTGAGATGGAGATCTTTGCCAGGGTGCTGGACGGTGCCCTGGATATGCTGGAAACCGCCCTTGATGAAGGGGTTCCCAAGGCGATGAGCCTTTTTAACAACAAGTCATACCTGGAAGGATAA
- a CDS encoding sensor histidine kinase: MDRKVTTLPRTLLVNMVMIVTVAVGLFVLLSLYFEGSRFEQERHELDRNMLEPRKQELKRQVDSAIEYLEYRRSRLEEQAQDDIRQRVEEAHAVATHIVARYRGEKSPEELQDLVREALRPIRYAGGKGYYFATGLDGTEQLFADRPSLEGKNLLRMQDTEGRYVIRDMIRLARTKGAGFYRYTWTKPDQPGKHFRKISYLKKFAPFNWFIGTGLYLDDVEQQVKTDVAGYLENIRLGKDGYIFAGQWDGYTIAGPAKGKNMLSTTDAEGNPVVERLIQLAKSGGGYVTYRMPDLSGVRQGAKMSYVRGVKDWQWYVGAGIYVEDVESSVRQAHHEMVTRMVKTVLLLVLILALFVAFAFRVAQRAAARTQVALDHFHRFFEQAATGSAYLAPESLPFEELQSIACSANQMVEERRRIEEELHQQAVLLEQEVAERQEAQESLAGSKRELEAINATLNERIAAEVAENIEKNRIMIHQGRLAAMGEMISSIAHQWRQPLNNLGIMLQSIRFDHDLQELDQETLDQHVATGMEMIMYMSKTIDDFRNFFMPEREPQSFDLMGAVRSAVSLLKASFDSCGVQIIIRDEAAGSVDGFPREFAQAVLNILNNAKDACVQRQVAHPCVEIHARRRDGHALITISDNAGGIPAEIIDRIFDPYFTTKPKTQGTGLGLYMAKMIIEKNMGGQLTVSNTATGAEFRIQL, translated from the coding sequence ATGGATCGCAAGGTTACGACACTGCCCCGAACATTGCTGGTCAACATGGTCATGATTGTGACCGTGGCAGTCGGGCTGTTTGTGCTGCTTTCCCTCTATTTCGAGGGGAGCCGGTTCGAACAGGAACGTCATGAACTGGACCGGAACATGCTGGAACCGCGCAAGCAGGAGCTGAAGCGCCAGGTCGACAGTGCCATTGAGTACCTTGAGTACCGTCGTTCCAGGCTGGAGGAGCAGGCTCAGGACGACATCCGGCAGCGGGTGGAGGAGGCCCATGCCGTTGCGACCCATATTGTTGCCAGGTACCGGGGCGAAAAAAGTCCGGAGGAACTGCAGGATCTGGTGAGGGAGGCCCTGCGCCCGATCCGTTATGCCGGTGGTAAGGGGTACTACTTTGCCACCGGGCTGGACGGTACGGAACAGCTGTTTGCCGACCGGCCGTCGCTTGAAGGGAAAAATCTGCTCCGCATGCAGGATACGGAAGGACGTTATGTCATCCGTGACATGATCCGTCTTGCCCGCACAAAGGGGGCAGGCTTCTACCGCTATACCTGGACCAAGCCTGATCAGCCGGGCAAGCACTTCAGAAAGATCTCGTACCTGAAAAAATTTGCACCGTTTAACTGGTTTATCGGTACCGGGCTGTACCTGGACGATGTCGAACAGCAGGTCAAGACGGACGTTGCCGGGTACCTTGAAAATATCAGGTTAGGGAAAGATGGCTATATCTTCGCAGGGCAGTGGGACGGCTATACCATTGCCGGCCCTGCAAAAGGGAAAAACATGCTCTCGACCACCGATGCCGAGGGCAATCCCGTGGTGGAAAGACTGATTCAGCTGGCTAAAAGCGGCGGGGGCTACGTCACCTACCGGATGCCTGACCTGTCCGGGGTCCGCCAGGGTGCCAAGATGAGCTACGTGCGAGGCGTCAAGGATTGGCAGTGGTATGTCGGTGCCGGCATCTACGTTGAGGATGTCGAGAGCTCGGTACGCCAGGCCCATCATGAAATGGTCACCCGGATGGTCAAGACTGTGCTGTTGCTGGTGTTGATCCTGGCTCTCTTTGTTGCCTTCGCCTTCCGGGTGGCGCAGCGGGCCGCCGCCAGGACGCAGGTGGCCCTTGATCACTTTCACCGGTTTTTCGAGCAGGCGGCAACCGGTTCCGCCTACCTGGCCCCTGAATCCCTGCCGTTTGAAGAGCTGCAGAGCATCGCCTGTTCAGCGAACCAGATGGTGGAGGAACGCCGGCGGATTGAAGAGGAACTGCACCAGCAGGCGGTCCTGCTGGAACAGGAGGTTGCCGAGCGGCAGGAGGCCCAGGAATCACTGGCCGGGAGCAAGCGGGAGCTGGAGGCCATCAATGCAACCCTCAACGAGCGGATTGCGGCTGAAGTGGCCGAGAATATCGAAAAGAACCGGATCATGATCCACCAGGGACGCCTGGCGGCAATGGGGGAGATGATCTCAAGTATTGCCCACCAGTGGCGCCAGCCGTTGAACAACCTCGGCATCATGCTGCAGAGCATCAGGTTTGATCATGACCTGCAGGAACTGGATCAGGAGACGCTGGACCAGCATGTTGCCACCGGCATGGAAATGATCATGTACATGTCGAAGACCATCGACGACTTCAGAAACTTCTTTATGCCGGAGCGGGAACCGCAATCGTTTGACCTCATGGGGGCCGTCCGGAGTGCCGTCTCGCTTTTAAAGGCCAGTTTTGACAGCTGCGGGGTCCAGATCATCATCCGGGACGAAGCTGCCGGCAGCGTGGATGGTTTCCCGCGGGAGTTTGCCCAGGCCGTGCTGAACATCCTGAATAATGCCAAAGATGCCTGTGTCCAGCGCCAGGTGGCACATCCCTGCGTAGAGATCCATGCCCGGCGCCGTGATGGCCATGCGCTGATCACGATCAGCGATAATGCCGGAGGCATACCGGCTGAGATCATCGACCGGATTTTTGATCCCTATTTTACCACCAAGCCCAAGACCCAAGGGACCGGGCTGGGCCTGTATATGGCAAAGATGATTATCGAAAAGAACATGGGGGGGCAGTTGACCGTCTCCAATACGGCTACCGGGGCCGAGTTCCGCATTCAGCTCTAA
- the lptF gene encoding LPS export ABC transporter permease LptF: MNHRIINRYLMREIVGIFALGLTIFTLVLLMGRMVKLMEMVVANGVPLAEVLRLILLLLPSFLVLTIPMAFLLAVLLAFGRLSNDNEITVLKACGLSLGTLLPPVLLTAAAAALLTLFISVVAVPWGNTGFKQMTMDVARKYAASAIRERIFRDDLPGIVLYVDQYDEARRTMQRVMIQDSRDPERPLTIFAKSGLVSSDEVNGVLRILLKNGSIHTQHKNDYRLVSFGEYLLTAESGRSTPPVRTELDLGIGELQRGSRSPQLAPQARLKMATELHSRFAFPCATFVFAILALPLGLSNRRSGKGSGFTISILILLVYYVLLSFLRTLAEKGGIPPALAVWLPNLLFLAIGLLLLRLASQEMTLKAALGRLFRSGRAA, encoded by the coding sequence ATGAACCATCGCATTATCAACCGCTATCTGATGCGCGAAATCGTCGGCATCTTCGCACTTGGTCTGACCATCTTTACGCTGGTGCTGCTGATGGGGCGGATGGTCAAGCTGATGGAGATGGTGGTGGCAAACGGGGTCCCCCTTGCCGAAGTCCTGCGCCTGATTCTCCTGTTGTTACCCTCCTTTCTGGTCCTGACCATTCCGATGGCCTTCCTGCTGGCGGTCCTGCTGGCCTTTGGCCGGCTCTCCAATGATAATGAGATTACGGTCCTGAAGGCCTGCGGTCTCAGTCTTGGCACCCTGCTGCCGCCGGTCCTGCTGACAGCCGCTGCTGCTGCGCTGCTGACCCTCTTTATCAGCGTGGTGGCGGTACCCTGGGGCAATACCGGTTTCAAACAGATGACCATGGATGTGGCCCGCAAATACGCCGCCTCGGCCATTCGTGAGCGGATCTTCCGCGACGACCTGCCCGGCATAGTGCTCTATGTGGATCAGTACGATGAGGCCCGGCGTACCATGCAGCGGGTCATGATCCAGGACAGCCGCGATCCTGAACGCCCCTTGACCATCTTCGCCAAGAGCGGTCTGGTCTCCTCCGATGAGGTCAACGGCGTGCTGCGGATCCTGCTCAAAAACGGCAGCATCCACACCCAGCACAAGAACGATTACCGCCTGGTCTCCTTTGGCGAATACCTGCTGACTGCCGAATCCGGGCGCAGCACGCCGCCGGTCAGAACGGAGCTGGACCTCGGGATCGGTGAGCTGCAGCGCGGGAGCCGTTCGCCGCAGCTGGCGCCCCAGGCCCGGCTCAAGATGGCCACTGAACTGCACAGCCGCTTTGCCTTTCCCTGCGCCACCTTTGTCTTTGCCATTCTGGCCCTGCCGCTGGGGCTTTCCAACCGCCGTTCCGGCAAAGGTTCCGGCTTTACCATCAGCATCCTGATCCTGCTGGTCTACTATGTCCTGCTCTCATTTCTGCGTACCCTGGCCGAAAAGGGGGGCATCCCGCCGGCCCTAGCGGTCTGGCTGCCCAACCTGCTCTTCCTGGCCATCGGACTGCTGCTGCTGCGGCTGGCCTCACAGGAAATGACGCTCAAAGCGGCCCTGGGCCGCCTCTTCAGATCCGGGAGGGCTGCCTGA